Proteins co-encoded in one Pseudomonadota bacterium genomic window:
- a CDS encoding PTS glucose transporter subunit IIBC has product MFKKAFGLLQQIGKSLMLPVSVLPAAGILLGVGSAKFSWMPALLSKVMADAGGAIFGNLPLIFAIGVALGLTGNDGVSALAAVVGYVVMLGSLGVMATFRHLDTKPIMGIASLDTGVFGGILIGAIAAALFNRYFRITLPPYLGFFAGKRFVPIATAFAAVFTGLGLSFVWPPVQAAIQSAADYAAYNNPSAAVTLYGFVERLLIPFGLHHIWNVPFFTQMGSYSVPGTTEVVHGDITRFFKGDPTAGILGGGYLFKMWGLPAAAIAIWHCAKPGRRAEVYGIMISAALTSFLTGITEPIEFAFMFLAPVLYVAHAVLAGTAFLVMQLAGTHMGFTFSQGFIDYALYYAIDTRPWVVLVLGPVYGLVYYGLFRWAINTFDLKTPGREDETVAATTGAAEQGSLAARVLAALGGAGNLSNLDACITRLRVGLNDMSKASPEQLKALGAAGVMVVGNGLQAIFGTMSENLKTDIELIIKQGGGAAPVALQDPSPKDTAPAVAVVTEAVRARARVVADLLGGASNLREVEAIALTRVRVRLADDKQVDLDALRRAGLEVMQVEGSASALLHLLAGQEQASALAQALSSLQQGVTVAS; this is encoded by the coding sequence ATGTTCAAGAAGGCGTTCGGCCTGCTGCAGCAGATCGGAAAGTCGCTCATGCTCCCGGTGTCGGTGCTGCCGGCTGCCGGCATCCTGCTGGGTGTGGGCAGCGCGAAGTTCTCGTGGATGCCCGCGCTCTTGAGCAAGGTCATGGCCGACGCGGGGGGCGCCATCTTCGGCAACCTCCCGCTCATCTTCGCCATCGGCGTGGCCCTGGGGCTCACCGGCAACGATGGGGTGTCGGCCCTGGCCGCAGTGGTGGGCTATGTGGTCATGCTGGGGTCGCTGGGAGTGATGGCGACCTTCCGTCATCTCGACACGAAGCCCATCATGGGCATCGCGTCGCTCGACACGGGCGTGTTCGGAGGCATCTTGATCGGCGCCATCGCCGCGGCGCTGTTCAATCGCTACTTCCGCATCACCCTGCCCCCCTATCTCGGCTTCTTTGCCGGCAAGCGCTTCGTGCCCATCGCCACGGCCTTCGCCGCCGTCTTCACGGGGCTCGGGCTCAGCTTCGTCTGGCCGCCCGTGCAGGCGGCCATCCAGTCGGCCGCCGACTACGCGGCCTACAACAACCCGAGTGCTGCGGTCACTCTCTACGGATTCGTCGAGCGCCTGCTCATCCCGTTCGGACTGCACCACATCTGGAACGTGCCCTTCTTCACCCAGATGGGGAGCTATTCGGTGCCGGGCACGACTGAGGTGGTGCACGGCGACATCACCCGTTTCTTCAAAGGCGATCCGACCGCGGGCATCCTCGGCGGCGGATACCTGTTCAAGATGTGGGGCCTTCCGGCCGCCGCCATCGCGATCTGGCACTGCGCGAAGCCGGGGCGGCGCGCCGAGGTGTACGGCATCATGATCTCGGCCGCGCTCACGTCGTTCCTGACCGGCATCACCGAGCCCATCGAGTTCGCCTTCATGTTCCTGGCACCGGTGCTCTATGTGGCGCACGCCGTTCTCGCGGGCACGGCGTTTCTCGTGATGCAGCTCGCCGGCACCCACATGGGGTTCACCTTCTCGCAGGGCTTCATCGACTACGCCCTCTACTACGCCATCGACACCCGCCCGTGGGTGGTGCTGGTGCTGGGCCCGGTCTATGGCCTCGTGTACTACGGCCTGTTCCGATGGGCCATCAACACCTTCGATCTCAAGACGCCGGGACGTGAAGACGAGACGGTCGCCGCGACGACTGGCGCCGCCGAGCAGGGCAGCCTGGCGGCGCGGGTGCTCGCCGCCCTGGGCGGGGCGGGGAACCTGAGCAACCTCGATGCCTGCATCACGCGCCTGCGCGTGGGGCTGAACGACATGTCGAAGGCCAGCCCGGAACAGCTCAAGGCGCTCGGGGCCGCAGGCGTCATGGTGGTGGGGAACGGCCTGCAGGCCATCTTCGGCACCATGTCCGAGAACCTCAAGACCGACATCGAGCTCATCATCAAGCAGGGGGGAGGGGCTGCGCCCGTCGCCCTGCAAGACCCCTCGCCGAAGGACACGGCTCCCGCCGTGGCGGTGGTCACCGAGGCCGTGCGTGCGCGCGCTCGGGTGGTGGCCGATCTGCTGGGCGGTGCGAGCAACCTGCGTGAGGTCGAGGCCATCGCGCTCACCCGTGTCCGCGTGCGCCTAGCAGACGACAAGCAGGTCGACCTCGACGCCTTGCGTCGCGCCGGTCTCGAGGTGATGCAGGTCGAGGGAAGCGCTTCAGCCTTGCTGCATCTGCTTGCGGGTCAGGAGCAGGCCTCTGCGCTTGCGCAGGCGCTGTCGAGCCTGCAGCAGGGGGTCACCGTCGCTTCCTGA